In Alkalihalobacillus sp. TS-13, the following are encoded in one genomic region:
- a CDS encoding NAD(P)/FAD-dependent oxidoreductase, translating to MKKTDILIIGGGPAGISAAIWCQRLGLNYLLIEEQTELGGQLTDIYNRIVDYPGYIYENGQTLKQYLTKHIDEVYARYHVNMKIHHLDHTNRIASLIQNEKELKINYHYLILATGTSVRRLDIPGEQEMIDRGEIYSATKDRYRFEGKKVVVVGGGDRAFEGALLLAESGANVYLVHRSKEFRAREEFRKPVTDHSKITILCDTVVKNIQHAENGIVGVDLRNCLTNSVTQLSVEGVFIRIGVQPNIRYVKEYISLDEGKYVQVDSCQRTSDPYIYAIGDVCTHPVFSSISNATAQGMIAAKHLSLKLF from the coding sequence GTGAAAAAAACGGATATACTCATCATCGGCGGTGGTCCGGCAGGCATATCTGCGGCAATCTGGTGTCAACGCCTTGGCTTAAATTATCTACTAATTGAAGAACAGACAGAATTAGGTGGACAATTGACGGATATCTATAACCGTATCGTGGACTACCCTGGATATATATATGAAAATGGACAGACTCTTAAACAGTATTTGACCAAACATATCGATGAAGTGTATGCCCGTTATCATGTAAACATGAAAATCCATCACCTTGACCATACCAATCGAATCGCTTCACTTATACAAAATGAAAAAGAATTGAAAATCAATTATCACTATTTGATTCTTGCAACCGGGACCTCAGTAAGACGACTCGACATTCCAGGTGAGCAGGAAATGATCGATCGTGGTGAAATATATTCTGCCACAAAGGACCGTTATCGTTTTGAAGGGAAAAAAGTGGTTGTAGTCGGGGGTGGCGATCGAGCATTCGAAGGTGCCCTGTTATTGGCAGAAAGCGGTGCAAACGTTTATTTGGTCCATCGTTCCAAAGAATTCCGGGCACGTGAAGAATTCAGGAAACCTGTGACGGATCACTCTAAAATCACCATTTTATGTGACACAGTCGTCAAAAACATTCAACATGCGGAAAACGGGATCGTCGGAGTCGATTTACGTAACTGCCTGACCAACTCAGTTACTCAATTGTCGGTTGAAGGTGTCTTCATCCGGATTGGTGTCCAGCCGAACATCCGTTACGTAAAAGAATACATCAGCCTGGATGAAGGGAAGTATGTACAGGTTGATTCTTGTCAACGGACAAGTGACCCGTACATCTACGCAATCGGTGATGTATGTACACACCCTGTATTTTCGAGTATATCCAATGCAACTGCACAAGGTATGATCGCCGCAAAGCATCTTTCTCTGAAGCTGTTTTGA
- a CDS encoding S1C family serine protease: MKRPAILSIFITSLILIGGVTGGYFLHDHYSSVKVLATSSLGHENSEHEKVESPKEKDLKTIIHESQKSVVQLEVTHDDSESVGSGFLYNEYGDVVTNAHVVKGGKRIMVRTANAQQYEGQLIGIGESTDIAVVRVPELAGEQFLEIATDFEAEIGDEVVALGSPLGLQNTVTTGIISGLNREFKIDGYTYSNVYQISAPIAKGNSGGPLIDKQTGLVLALNSAGTEEGSIGFSIPLSDVHKKISAWSEDPVEYTFGSDDNTELPSSEMIIDADQSKYLVNYFFDSLAIRDYVTAYSLLGSKWQTGTPYKKFRGGYIHTIDITKNKISSEPVEDGNKYKVTIIIESLERMKDKSTRTVLYKCNYEVGLENNQPKILSGKAEEIE; this comes from the coding sequence GTGAAGCGTCCTGCCATTCTCTCCATTTTCATTACCTCCCTGATTTTGATCGGCGGTGTTACTGGAGGTTACTTCTTACATGATCATTATAGTAGTGTTAAAGTCCTGGCTACCTCATCGCTTGGACACGAAAACAGCGAACATGAAAAGGTAGAGAGCCCTAAAGAGAAAGACTTGAAGACAATCATCCACGAGAGTCAAAAAAGCGTTGTCCAACTTGAAGTCACTCATGATGATAGTGAAAGCGTGGGATCAGGGTTCCTTTATAACGAATACGGGGATGTTGTCACAAACGCCCATGTGGTCAAAGGTGGAAAGAGAATCATGGTCCGTACAGCAAATGCTCAGCAATACGAAGGGCAATTGATTGGTATCGGCGAATCAACTGATATCGCTGTCGTCCGGGTTCCAGAGCTTGCAGGGGAACAGTTCCTTGAAATCGCAACAGACTTTGAAGCCGAGATTGGTGATGAAGTAGTAGCTTTGGGAAGCCCCCTTGGGTTACAGAACACCGTGACCACTGGTATCATCAGCGGTCTGAACCGGGAATTCAAGATTGATGGCTATACGTATTCGAATGTCTATCAAATTTCTGCACCTATCGCCAAAGGGAACAGCGGCGGTCCTCTGATTGATAAACAAACAGGATTGGTCCTAGCACTTAACTCAGCTGGTACAGAAGAAGGGTCAATCGGGTTCAGCATTCCTCTATCAGATGTGCATAAGAAAATTTCAGCCTGGTCCGAAGATCCTGTTGAATATACATTTGGATCAGATGATAACACCGAACTCCCTTCTTCTGAAATGATAATAGATGCAGACCAGAGTAAATACCTGGTCAACTATTTCTTCGACAGTCTAGCAATTAGAGATTATGTTACAGCGTATTCCCTGCTCGGCAGCAAATGGCAGACGGGCACTCCTTATAAAAAGTTCCGGGGAGGATATATCCATACCATAGACATCACCAAAAACAAAATTAGCAGTGAGCCAGTTGAGGATGGGAATAAATATAAGGTAACGATTATTATAGAATCCCTCGAGCGTATGAAAGACAAAAGTACAAGAACCGTTTTATATAAATGCAATTACGAGGTTGGCCTTGAAAATAACCAGCCAAAAATTTTGAGTGGAAAAGCTGAAGAAATTGAATAG
- a CDS encoding 5'(3')-deoxyribonucleotidase, translating to MITLLIDMDSVICDLMSEWHRRYNEEYDDNLSAEDLDCWQSEKYVKTECGTKIYDFLDESGLFIRLEPLPNAIEVLRRLSERHDILIVTSSRTYAYTEKEKWVEKHLPFIGARNLIFTHRKDMVRGDILFDDAPHNLIAFEESGRKAVAMDYRYNRNVDVERVQNWLEFEQWVEKYEMGEQS from the coding sequence ATGATTACCCTCTTGATCGACATGGATTCAGTGATCTGCGATTTGATGAGCGAATGGCATCGCCGATATAACGAAGAATATGACGATAACCTTAGTGCAGAAGATCTTGACTGCTGGCAAAGTGAAAAATATGTCAAAACGGAGTGCGGCACTAAAATCTATGATTTTTTAGATGAGTCGGGTCTGTTTATCCGGCTGGAGCCATTGCCGAATGCAATAGAAGTTTTGAGGAGGCTTTCTGAACGCCATGACATCCTCATTGTTACAAGCAGCCGCACCTATGCATACACCGAAAAGGAAAAATGGGTTGAAAAGCATCTTCCATTCATAGGGGCTCGAAACCTGATTTTCACACACCGTAAGGATATGGTCCGAGGAGATATCCTTTTTGACGATGCACCGCACAATTTGATCGCTTTCGAAGAGTCTGGCCGAAAAGCAGTCGCAATGGATTATAGATACAATCGAAATGTAGATGTTGAACGGGTCCAAAATTGGCTTGAATTTGAGCAATGGGTTGAAAAATATGAAATGGGTGAACAATCGTGA